The sequence TGCGTGGATTGGAAAAAAAAACGTTTATATCCTTTTGTTCCACATTCATCCGCTCGTTGAAATAGCCGCGCATCCTCTTGTCTATTTCGCCGGGCCGGTCCCAAAGCATCTGGCTGAAACCGTCATCCAGGTAATTTATCAGCAGCGTACGCCGCTCGTCGGCCAGGTTTTCAAGGTCGTTGTGCTCGAAATAAAACCACAACGTGGCCGCCGGGCGCAGCCTGGGCAGGTATTCGCCAAACGCCGCCAGTTCAAGCAATGGCCCGTTGCCGGCCATCCCGAGGTTTATGGTGGAAGGGGCTTCTCTTCTGATAAGCGCCACCGCCTCCGCCTCGCCTCCCACGCACACTCCCTGGGCGAAAGAATCACCGACCACCGCGATTCCGCCCGCAGCCGCGTTCCATACTTTGTCTGGATTGCGGAAACCATGCCTATCGCTTTTAAAAGTGATGTATTCTCCGCTCTCGTTGCACAATATCTGCGTGGCGCGGGCTATGGAACCTAACGGTATCGTTTCCCTGCCGTTGATTTTAAGGCTGCTTTCAACATAGCCCGATACCTTTTTCTGGAAAAGCAGGGCCGGCGTCACCAAGGAAAACGCCTCCTCCCCGCGCGAACGCATATCCTTGACCACTTCCAGCCGTGTCCTGGAGTCAAACGCCACCCCTGCTTCCATCGCGGCTTTTTGCCGGGCCTCGTTGCCGTCGGCGGGGGCCAAAATTGCCAGGTAAACCTCAGCGGAATAAACAATCACCCCGCTGACCGCCAACAGCAAAGTGAAGTTGGCCCTGGCTTCCGGCGAGGCCTTTAGCATTAATCCGAATATCAACGCCGCGCCAATGGGAAAAACAAGGTACGCCACGGCGCTCTCCGCGCTGAAAAGATACCTTTCGCTTTGATAAAGAATATAGGCGGTAAGGGTGGAAGAAACCGCGATCCCCGCCCACAGGAACCTCGCGGACCAGCGATCCAGCGCTCCTGATGTATCAGTTGGTTTCATTTTGCCAAAAGCGTCAATCCAAGGGGAATGAATTGAATTCCTGTAATCCCTTTATGTCAGTGAAGCCATATCAACGTCAATAGGGACGGCTGGCGCTTGATATTATTAGTTTGGACATTTGGAGTCAATCGGTTTTCCGGGGCTTTGCGCCGGTTGACTTTGCTTGCCGCGGTCTTTAGAGTTGATTCAAAAGGCGCGCACATGAGACAAAAGCAGTTCAAGGACTATTACGTCATCCTAAACCTCCCCCGTAATGCTTCCTCGGCGCAGATAAAACGGGCATACCGGGAACTGGCGCTCGTCCACCATCCCGACCACGCCGGCACAGGCGGGGCGGAAAAGTTCATTTTGATAAAAGAAGCCTACGACGTTTTTTCCAACAAGGACAAAAAGGAAGAATACGACCGGGAACTTGCGCTGCGTGACAGGAGGAAAACAGGAGTCTTGCCCGGCGGGCCTGCCCACCACGATCTTTCTTTCGTCAAGGAGCGGATCAAAAAGAGAGCGCCGTTAAACGATTTCACCCCTATGCCACCGCCGAAGGTGACCCTTGAGAAAAACCAGTGCCCTGCCTGCTCGGGCCACGGACTCCTGCGCGACAAATACGGCCTTTTGCGCAATTGCGGACTCTGCAAAGGGACGGGAAGGAAAAAGAAGTAGCGCGCAACAAGCCAAAGCTTGCGCCCTGCCTCCCGGCAAACCAGGGCTTTTGGTTTACAAAAAAAAGGTCAGGCGGTCTTAAGCAATTCCCCGGGCCGGGAGGCTACTTGGACCGTCTTGCAACGCGGGCATTCGTGTTCCGAATCCCTGCCGCACATCATGCACGACCAGCTGCCAAGGTAATACCGCATGATCCCGCCGCAATGTTTGCAACTCTTTTCCAGGCTTACTATCTCTGCCTTGACGATTTCCATTTTGCCGCCCTCCTTTCAATTTGGCGCTTATAACGGCCATCTTTGACCTTATATAAGCAAAGGCCGGGCCAAGTTCAGTCAAAGAATTGACATATTTAATGTTCGCCTTTTCAATACGATGTATATTAATCGCAGTTCAATCAGCAAATTGTTACCCTTGGGGCGACAATTTTTGCTGTCCTCACCGCAAAATATGCGGTCCGGCGGTATATACTGGATTAATGAACGTAAGAGCAAACACCCTCCAAGGCTCGGACGAGCTGGAGATACTTTGGTGGCCCGATGACACCCTGGGGGAAAAGTGCGAACCTGTGGGCGAGGTGACGGAGGAAATCCGCCAACTGGCGCGCAGTATGATATTCACAATGATCGCCGCGCCGGGGCTGGGCCTTGCCGCCCCGCAGGTGGGGGTGCTTAAAAGACTGGTTGTGGTGGACCCGGCGGCGGACGAGGAAAACTCCGGCGGCGAGCCTTTCGCCATGATAAACCCGGTGATCATTCAGTCATCCGGGGAGGTGATCGACGAGGAGGGGTGCCTTAGCATGCCCGGAATCTACGCGGACATAGCCCGTCCTGAGGAACTGACTGTTGAATACACCTCCGCCGAAGGGGGGATCGAGCGGCTCAACACCCGCGGTTTTATGGCCCGGTGCGTGGCGCACGAGATCGACCATTTGAACGGT comes from Nitrospinota bacterium and encodes:
- a CDS encoding DnaJ domain-containing protein, which encodes MRQKQFKDYYVILNLPRNASSAQIKRAYRELALVHHPDHAGTGGAEKFILIKEAYDVFSNKDKKEEYDRELALRDRRKTGVLPGGPAHHDLSFVKERIKKRAPLNDFTPMPPPKVTLEKNQCPACSGHGLLRDKYGLLRNCGLCKGTGRKKK
- the def gene encoding peptide deformylase; this encodes MNVRANTLQGSDELEILWWPDDTLGEKCEPVGEVTEEIRQLARSMIFTMIAAPGLGLAAPQVGVLKRLVVVDPAADEENSGGEPFAMINPVIIQSSGEVIDEEGCLSMPGIYADIARPEELTVEYTSAEGGIERLNTRGFMARCVAHEIDHLNGVLFWDHLNKFKRDWLKLRFKRKSATV